The following proteins are co-located in the Oceanimonas sp. GK1 genome:
- a CDS encoding TIGR00645 family protein, whose protein sequence is MEKLIERLMYSSRWLMAPIYLGLSLILLALAIKFFQEILHILPNILAMKEVDLILVTLSLIDLSLVGGLIVMVMFSGYENFVSRLDVDDSDDKLGWLGKLDAGSLKNKVAASIVAISSIHLLKVFMNTENIDNDKIKWYLLIHITFVVSAFAMGYLDKLTRSKP, encoded by the coding sequence ATGGAAAAACTGATCGAACGACTGATGTATTCCTCGCGCTGGCTGATGGCGCCTATCTATCTGGGACTGAGCCTGATTTTGCTGGCCCTGGCGATCAAATTCTTTCAGGAAATTCTTCATATTCTGCCCAACATCCTGGCCATGAAAGAAGTGGATCTGATCCTGGTGACCCTGTCCCTGATCGACCTCTCGCTGGTGGGCGGCCTGATTGTGATGGTGATGTTTTCCGGTTACGAGAACTTTGTTTCCCGCCTGGATGTGGACGACAGCGACGACAAGCTGGGCTGGCTGGGCAAGCTCGATGCCGGCTCGCTGAAGAACAAGGTGGCGGCCTCCATCGTGGCGATCTCCTCCATTCACCTGCTGAAGGTGTTTATGAACACCGAAAATATCGATAACGACAAGATCAAATGGTACCTGCTGATCCACATTACGTTTGTGGTGTCGGCGTTCGCCATGGGCTATCTGGACAAGCTGACCCGCAGCAAGCCGTAA